A genomic region of Ovis aries strain OAR_USU_Benz2616 breed Rambouillet chromosome 20, ARS-UI_Ramb_v3.0, whole genome shotgun sequence contains the following coding sequences:
- the LTA gene encoding lymphotoxin-alpha: protein MTPPGRLCLLRVCSTPSLLLLLGLLLALPPEAQGLRGVGLTPSAAEPAHQQLPKPFTRGTLKPAAHLVGDPSTQDSLRWRANTDRAFLRHGFSLSNNSLLVPTSGLYFVYSQVVFSGKGCFPRATPTPLYLAHEVQLFSPQYPFHVPLLSAQKSVCPGPQGPWVRSVYQGAVFLLTRGDQLSTHTDGISHLLLSPSSVFFGAFAL from the exons ATGACACCACCTGGACGTCTCTGCCTCCTGAGGGTGTGCAGcaccccatccctcctcctcctcctggggctgctgctggcCCTGCCGCCGGAGGCCCAG GGGCTCCGTGGCGTTGGCCTCACACCCTCAGCTGCAGAGCCtgcccatcagcaactcccgaaGCCCTTCACCCGTGGCACCCTCAAACCCGCCGCTCACCTTGTTG GAGACCCCAGCACCCAGGACTCGCTGCGCTGGAGGGCAAACACGGACCGCGCCTTCCTCCGCCATGGCTTCTCTCTCAGCAACAACTCCCTCCTGGTCCCCACCAGTGGCCTGTACTTCGTCTACTCCCAAGTGGTCTTCTCTGGGAAAGGCTGCTTCCCCAGGGCCACCCCCACTCCTCTCTACCTGGCCCATGAGGTCCAGCTCTTCTCCCCCCAGTATCCCTTCCATGTGCCTCTCCTCAGCGCTCAGAAGTCCGTGTGCCCAGGGCCACAGGGGCCATGGGTGCGCTCGGTGTACCAGGGGGCTGTATTCCTGCTCACCAGGGGAGACCAGCTATCCACTCACACAGACGGCATCTCCCACCTGCTCCTCAGCCCCAGTAGTGTCTTCTTTGGAGCCTTCGCTCTGTAG